Proteins co-encoded in one Stomoxys calcitrans chromosome 5, idStoCalc2.1, whole genome shotgun sequence genomic window:
- the LOC106096373 gene encoding glutamic acid-rich protein → MSGDVQPRKRKDKKKKRESLDYRKSEGELVFSRQSSVQDDESSHGVHITKMMSDDVHLHVQHDHGTGGHWCAKIIFFSLMTVLLGLVCLIILENRGISDVDTPLSESRFSNYFEGWVDEHRADDDHGAAHGSVEEDHDDHDDHDDDHDEPYEEEADASEGDEEENVTQEEAEEADEDEDDEDDENATAEDDNATAEDVEEDDENATGEDDNATAEDENVTPEDDENLTAEDDNVTAEDDNVTAEEDNATTEDDNVTAEEENVTAEEDEEDDNNTNEDNFDDNVTQETSKPVSKGSAADEDTFEEDEDDTNVDSIENIVDNDASELELLKEKARQQAAAEAKNNPVSEENEEELAEQASSWSSSLTVKIGVGLALALVARLVLLKKNPNTSEEAAPEVLMKRRLTIATPEEDIPEDTNEIVEALPENEEEFSEEEIEIEEEIEYIDDIEEEQVAEENEVDAGENVYKPETFEELNAMYRPKGYQAENYDDNRTQTKTDPETYSYRSPYQTSFKTPTTTTTPVTTTTNYTSPVQIVREEPTVNTVPQRPSMRPPIFEAPPPPPLVEAKIEMAKPSTTYMSNSAKQSSPRSSMDNYSSSRLEEKKYSPPHVEEKKYSPPNVEEKKYSPPHMEREQYSPQTQVEEKIQKVEEPKPQTKREVTYDMDYRPEMDYDEDDIYDDDDEEGQDDDSEDLEDDDDLIDDDDEEEDDEDPDVSDIDDSELMNRLEAKYGKLPAKEYESDEDPDDPTWTRNY, encoded by the exons ATGACGAATCTTCGCATGGTGTTCATATCACCAAAATGATGTCCGATGATGTACATTTGCATGTTCAGCATGATCATGGCACTGGAGGTCATTGGTGTGCCAAGATAATTTTCTTCTCTTTGATGACTGTACTATTGGGCTTGGTATGCCTAATAATCTTGGAAAATCGAGGCATTTCGGATG TTGACACACCCTTATCGGAATCGCGTTTTTCAAATTATTTCGAAGGTTGGGTTGATGAACATCGAGCGGATGATGATCATG GTGCTGCGCATGGTTCAGTTGAGGAGGACCACGATGATCACGACGATCACGATGATGACCATGATGAACCGTATGAGGAAGAAGCCGATGCCTCTGAGGGGGATGAAGAGGAGAATGTAACACAAGAAGAAGCTGAAGAGgctgatgaagatgaagatgatgaagatgatgaaaATGCCACAGCAGAAGATGACAATGCTACTGCCGAAGATGTCGAAGAGGATGATGAAAATGCTACAGGCGAAGATGACAATGCCACAGCTGAAGATGAGAATGTAACACCCGAAGATGATGAGAATCTCACAGCGGAAGATGATAATGTTACTGCTGAAGATGATAATGTCACTGCTGAAGAGGATAATGCCACTACTGAAGATGACAATGTTACCGCAGAAGAGGAAAATGTTACAGCCGAAGAAGATGAAGAGGATGATAATAATACAAATGAGGATAATTTCGATGACAATGTAACCCAGGAAACATCCAAGCCAGTTTCAAAGGGCAGTGCTGCAGACGAGGATACATTTGAAGAG GATGAGGATGACACCAATGTGGACTCTATTGAAAATATTGTCGACAATGATGCTTCAGAATTAGAATTATTAAAGGAGAAAGCACGCCAGCAAGCAGCAGCTGAGGCTAAGAACAATCCAGTATCAGAAGAAAATGAAGAGGAACTGGCGGAGCAAGCATCATCATGGTCCTCGTCAC TGACGGTAAAAATTGGCGTTGGTCTGGCCCTAGCTTTAGTCGCGCGTCTAGTcttgcttaagaaaaatccAAACACAA GCGAAGAGGCTGCTCCTGAAGTTCTTATGAAACGTCGCCTTACCATAGCAACACCAGAGGAAGACATACCGGAAGATACCAATGAAATAGTGGAGGCCTTACCGGAAAATG AAGAAGAATTTTCTGAAGAAGAAATAGAAATCGAAGAGGAGATCGAATACATCGATGACATCGAAGAGGAACAGGTTGCGGAGGAAAACGAAGTCGATGCCGGTGAAAATGTTTACAAACCTGAGACATTCGAAGAACTTAATGCCATGTACAGGCCAAAAGGTTATCAAGCCGAAAACTATGATGATAATAGAACTCAAACGAAAACTGACCCCGAAACATACTCGTATCGTTCCCCATATCAGACTTCTTTTAAAACTCCTACCACTACCACAACACCAGTTACAACTACAACAAATTACACAAGTCCAGTCCAAATTGTTAGGGAGGAGCCCACTGTGAACACTGTGCCCCAAAGACCTTCAATGAGACCGCCAATATTCGAAGCCCCTCCACCACCTCCATTGGTTGAGGCCAAAATTGAGATGGCAAAGCCTTCAACAACCTACATGAGTAATAGTGCCAAACAATCATCACCACGAAGCAGTATGGACAACTATTCATCTTCTCGCTTGGAAGAGAAAAAATATTCCCCTCCACATGTAGAAGAGAAAAAATATTCTCCTCCCAATGTTgaagagaaaaaatattcaCCACCCCATATGGAAAGGGAGCAATACTCACCACAAACTCAAGTTGAAGAGAAAATACAGAAAGTTGAAGAGCCCAAGCCCCAAACTAAAAGGGAGGTGACATATGACATGGATTATAGGCCCGAAATGGACTATGATGAGGATGACAtctacgatgatgatgatgaagaaggACAAGACGATGACTCAGAAGACTTGGAAGATGATGACGATTTAATcgatgacgatgatgaggaAGAAGATGACGAGGACCCAGATGTATCGGATATTGATGATAGCGAATTAATGAATCGTTTGGAGGCTAAATATGGCAAACTTCCAGCAAAAGAATATGAGAGTGACGAAGATCCTGATGATCCTACTTGGACACGTAATTACTAA